The Lathyrus oleraceus cultivar Zhongwan6 chromosome 5, CAAS_Psat_ZW6_1.0, whole genome shotgun sequence genome includes the window tatcattttatcaagaaatcaccaagagtttgaagcttgtttgccttgaaagccctaattcatctgggtatcttgtgtgacttcctcaacaagtttcttcaacatttgacCAAATATTTCAAGGGATTCTTAATATTACttcatattatgcatatatgatcctccatgagtcccaaaagtcaagagaatatcaagctagcaagatggttcatggtggtagactagagaaagtcaactagtcaaaactggggttccctagaccatatctcctactatttttgccatatgaaaatgattccaagagaaacgttacttaaaatgacattccaaagaactttcatgttgaagtcaagagctatttttgcttggaaattcattttttatggtgaaagattataggccattctgtctgaaccctagtttggaggtcaacttccctagaccataacttcctcaatttttatgagatgaaagataTTCAAATTcaatgatcaaattcaagatgtctacttcaacttttatgtcTGGAGGAAGTTCAAATTTAACATGCAAATGCATGTGTCAAcaggaaacattataggtcactttggaccaataccattgaacaagtgatttttctcaacttctaaaattcataacgcattcataccaaatccaaatgaggtcaaatttgtgaaTAAATTTAAGAGGcttgaaatagatacaactttgatgaagggaCTTGTTTCATTTGAggtccatagaaaaagttattcaaggtggaagaagtgaacatttaacttgggacttagaaaattttcaaatatgtttgatttcccaaaattccacctcaaaattcatcatgatccaagcctcaactgaaaaagtgttcaacatgaaagttgttccccttgatctcacctttccaaaatgtccaatATTATCTCATTTGGgtcaaaattgagggacttgcgtaTGGCTCCATTGTGGGATTcgttttggcaagttttggattcaagtgatcattcttctttgcatgcttcATTGTAATGAGTTCAACATCAATTACACACGAATTGGAATGGACTATATCATTCCTTAGGCCtaaatcattgcccatgcatccatgcaagttggtttccaaatttagcaaatttCAAGGGGTGCAAAAATCAATTCCAatgcctatttaaacaagctcatggcTTCAAAAACTGCATCCACACcctgcccaagctttgctagactgatCCAAACTCTCATTTtcatagaatttctgaaggtttctcttgaaatcgagcttgaacttcatcttcattttggaagttcaaactccagaaattcacttcccttttcatctcaatttGTTTCTACAAGTAAaaggaagagaaagcaagcaaatccagatcaagatcaagtaAAATTGGATCAACTCGGAGGTGACTTTTCAGAAACTTAATCTCTctgattctctctcaattcttcaccattctttgtgatttttggttggctgaagtcctaccaatgtaggcaacaatattgagttgttttgaggtcatatcgaagcaactcagttcatgatcctcaaaattcaaatcgctgtatctttttatatacttggaactggagaaaattaaggccagatttgagctcctgagcatttttttaatccatgtctttgttttttattttggtgatggttgatggtggaccagtccagtgaggtccatcggagaagaagaccggagccctagcgGGCTCCGATGGTGTGTTGTCACACCTCTCAACAACAGGATCCATTCAAAATATTTTAATCTCagcccttggttctgattaccacgcgtacaacGCATTTGACTTGGTGCATGGTGGAACGCGcacgtgtggccatcagatctgccacctcaattaatgagggagatctgatggcccttgttttttttttgtattttctgttttttcctttaattgtgtttcttgattaattcatattaatttcgtttttaatccaaaaaatatgggactttcaccaaaaaatattaattgtttttgtgcatattttaaattgtttaaaaatacttctgacttttcaaaaatcatgaaattttttgtctaaggttctttggccttgtttgacctaagataaatctcttggccatttatttggtgttttgaagagtttttaggttttgaccaaactaaatttaatttaaatgcatttttaatatgatttttaattgattaattgtatagaaattatgttgaggcatttttattgacttgtgatgtttgactatgtgtttgggccttggttaaggttgatttgactttggttaagttaaaatcattggacttaggggattgatgaaatgtatatttcatcttccaaaattaatgaatgattttaatttgataaaattcttcccatgaccaatttgtgtttctctcatccccttccctcttcatattcaatcccattctttcccatccttttcattgaccaatgaaatctcaatatcctaaggctaattggttcatctATAACCTTGggttagatgaaccaatacaagtatggatgagataggtccaccattggatttattttcttttagtgtgtggtatgtgTCATACCCCGAAATTCACCCTACTccgatacaactttcatctgatccatggccCTACTGCAACTGCATGCTTTCGTTATCTCCTCATCATAATTATATTaactttcataaccaaatacatattGCATGGGATCAAGGCAtgattaaaaaaaaaaaaaaaaaaaaaaaaaaaaaaaaaaaaagaggaaaatGGGGGAAACCGGATTTTGCCTTGCACACTCCAAAAAAAGAGAGCCTTTTTTCCACAAAGGGTATTTGGTTCCCCCCATTTTCCCACTaactttccctataaatagatgcaccatttcccttcatttttcatgctttctagaccccaaaaattatgaaaaaatatcattcaactcctcttctccaaacctaaatcaaaacaaaaaaaaaaacctttccctcccaaaagtcaccaccaccaactttctttcatttcacattttttcctcaaaatttctcactctctaacactcataaccCAACCCATTTACTAAGCTTTCACCATAAATATTTTCATCCCAAACCCCTCACTTCACattcaagctcaacaccatttctacctagcttttttcatatttttgtgggtaatgattttaacttaaacTCTTTAACTTTTTGTTTCCTTTTTTTGATTAGAAATGGTTGCTTGTTCTTGGTTGGTCTTTTGAGATGGTTTAGATTCAAGCTTGCAAAAAAGGGATTGACTTTGGTTTACTCACTcttttttaaagattttttactcttactatcttttttcacctttttgtggttgctttgtgtgtgttatcattttcttttattatggacttgttgttgtgtttgtttggttgatgaggtctattagatcttgaccatggttgtttagagttgattaaatgttcaatgtttcaaacctatctagggttgatcaatagatcattcatgatattttgaggcattgatagattgcctctattttaaccatatttgggtcatttgatgcatagatgaaaccatgtctttacattaacttgctaatccatttgcttattgttactaactactaattactaactcctaacatttatattattgcactttatttttttgcaatttattttattgttcactttatttcaagtattttatgtttatgtttattgttatctaactatatcatttacattatgctaatttatttactaccttattatcttgttaaataaaagaggaataaaaataaaagaaagagaacaaatcactttttttaaaattttaatagatggacttaaggttgtataactttctttgttacaaatctattgttagttgattttttaatcatcttcaatactttgcatcaatgataagctatcccttaataTGTCATATTTTAAGTCTTCTTGGCCTAAGAAAATAGTCTtaaaaatattcatttttgtacatattactaaccaTTAATTTCCTTCATTAATTATGTttgtcattaacctttgttattgtgattttggtattattgacttatatttgttttatatcatttatattcactaaccattattattgtgatattgtttctttttcttgtaatttacttttatgtcattacattaaagtactcatcatcatcatcattgtacaaattcagcatgcatgtttatttacttgttatttattttattatcatcaaacattaaaaacaacaaaaacatgataaaatgataagacaaaaatattcattccactcttaatcaacttggacctagaggatttcattttaggacccttgcttggaggcctttcccttatctttgtgatactttgtaaatgttggattttatttgtaacttacattcatgttgtaagaatggaatcatggcaccaccttagggggacatgtttgtaagaccattatcctttgtttagcttaggtcaattttgcacacaaaaggctttctcttggctaccttacaatgagactttttaatttcttgttggttactttgcattcatgttgcataagtcaaatttcataatcaaaatatAATAAACCCTTAATTCAACGTTAAGTGGCATTTTCTTAGccaaattccaaaatacttaataattacgattattattgtgcgccataagccttaagtggtggagaatgagtgagaatggagcatttctacccttactctgattattttagacgcaagacgcttgacttgttgtctagattaatcacctccgcccatagactttagtataatataatcacaaacattctttcataaaacccttattcaaggtaaaaacaatacaactaatcaaactcttttttgtgccttagggcatcatcccgaaaacccttttttaaaaggtaaaatcaaccaacacacaaatattttctactccgaactacggagctctgattcctcatccccgaatgagtgatacgtaggcacaatggccacaatccttggcgagcgCTATAAGAACAAAAACACCCCccttcttttcacacattcttttgaaaataaaacaataatagataaatcccatgtatgtaaaacaacccaaatggttcccatggagtaccatggacgtaaggggtgctaacaccttccccttatgtaaccgacttccgaacccaaatctcggttgtgagaccgattccttattctcctttaaagcgcttcccgtgcgcgtctcttttccgagggttttatcgactatttcccctctcctctccgatagaggtaaactaaataaaattcggtggcgactcttctgactttgcctttctttggcattctctttagtcccggtttcgttgtcatgaaatcccggtagcgacagctgatgactctgctggggaccccaaaattccctaagcaagtctcgcctagtttgggttgtttctCTTTTACGTATGTGGAGATTTTATCTATTatcctttttttttctttttgctAACCTAtacatattttctttgtttgCCTGTTGGTCCGAAACTTTGGTTCCGTGACAAAGATTTttttggaagcaataatgattgcaaatGAAAAACCCTCGTgtgagaacctcacttagtggtagattctcttaaggggattgataACCGTCGTGCTTTCGACGTAAGCATATTTTCTTTTACTAGAGtcaatgaccctaagaccccttttagaacctttaaaactatggctagcctagaccgatggtcgcgtagtataggccaccgaggtgccttcctcgtaagggtcgatacgaagatctcacttagagtagatgactttgatggagcagtcgcctggcaagtaaattgacataagcggctgacagtcaaggaaatccatgactctaggggcagtgtcttacacccaattttccaAAAGCCTTAGATCATACAAAGTGAGAACCTTGGTTTACTAAGCAATCATTATTAACTCCATGCTTCATCACGATGGTCCAAAACCACGAACCCATGCCTAAAACCCTGTGGAAATAATaaaccaatcattcattcatacattcattcatcatcaaaataataagcaaagctcttaaaatattttgtttgttCAAACGCGGAATTACAAGACTATTTTCCGACACAATCATGGATACTACAACAAAGAAAAGCACTTCTTCTTTCCGCTTCAAGAGTCCCGACATCAGGTCATTAAAGGTCCTCTGTTCAAAGGTCGTAGCTCTCAAAGATACCAAGTTTAGAGCCAATTTTGGGAACATCATAGATCTTCTAACCAAGAAGGTTGACTATTGTGCTATCACTACAATGTCCCAATACTATGATGtccctttaagatgcttcactttccccgacttccaaatctctccaaccTTGGCAGACCTCGAGAGACTCCTCAATCGACCAATCAAGGAATACAACCCCTTCCGAAATTGGAAGAAGGATTCTGTTTGACCGAGCTCTCACTCATCTTGGGTATCAACACCAACAAGTTAGTGGACAATTGGGGCGTTAAAGGATCCCTCAAAGGATTAACTCAAAAGTTCCTAGAAGCCAATACTTGGGAAATGATTAAAGAAGGAAGACCCGACTTTTGCAGTGCAACTTTGGCACTTTTGATTCATGGAGTTGTCCTCTTCCCAAATCTGGACAAGTTCGTGGATCAACTAGCAGTTGAAGTCTTTTTAACAAAAAATCCGGTGCCTTTTTTACTTTCCGATTTCTACCATGCCTTACATACAAGACATGAGAAGAAAAGAGGTACCTTCCTTTGTTGCGCTCCTATGCTACATCTTTGGATGAGGCCCCGCATGCCTCAAAGTGGACCCTTCGCCGAGAACAAACTGACATGGCCGCAAAGGTTCGCATCTCTCTCTGCCAACTCAATCCTATGGTACAAGAGGGAATGGGATATAAAGGATGTCATCGCAAGATGTGGAGAGTTCTCTAACGTACCCTTGATAGGAAcacaaggttgcatcaactacaaccctgttaTACTCAAGAGACAACTAGGGTACGCCATGACAAGTCCCCCGGAGGAAAGAGATTTCATTCCATTTGTCATCAATACCGTGGATCCACTTGATTCGAACGTGAAAAGAGTGAGAAAAGCTTGGACAAGCATAGTCCGTATTAGCCATGAATGGGGTAAGAAAAATatcctagccaaggaaccctactaTGTGTGGGTAAAAGAGAGGGCTAGGGTGGTTAAGATGTCGTTTCTGTTTGATCCTTCTTCATTCCCGTTGATGCCTGAGCTCGAGCCTATCCTACAAGAGGACATGGACAAACTTACCAGCCAAATCAAAGAGCTCgagttggaaaacactcaacTACGAGTCGAACTCAATCGCGCCAAGGAACGTAACCACGTCTTGGAGGATAAGGGTAAGCAAGTCTGTGAAAAATTTGAAGATAGCAAGAAAAGGCTCTGATTAGCCGAGGGACAAAGAGTTTGGGTTGGTGGAGCTTTATAAGGAGCTAATTCTGAGCTAGATTTCCGCAACGAGGAGTTGGATCGAGCATCCCGAATCATCAAGGACCTTGAAAATACTGTCGAGAGGTCTAATGCCATGAAGAAAGAAGCAAGGGAAGATTACGAGGCCCAGATTCTCGAACTAAGGACCACTCTAAAAGAGTATAAGGATTTGCTAGCCCAGGAGCAACTAGAGAAAGAAAAGATTCATCGAAGCTTTATGCGTGAGCAGTTCAACCTTTGACGAGCTTGCAAGAAAATCAAGAACTTGAAGAGGGGAATTTGTGACCAAGCCTATGTAGAGTTGCAAAACAACTGCAGACATTGGGAGGAGCGTTGTTATGAATTCGAAGCTGCCATTGTCCAAAGGGACGAAATCATCCATAATCTCCAAGTCCTTTACGAAGAATGGAGGGACAAGTACACCAACATGACAGTATTAACCAACTATGCCCTTCAAGACTTTCCCGACAAGTTGAAGGAGGCAGATCTGATCATGTGCCCAGATAATACCCCCAAAGAGGTCTACCACTTCGTCAAGTTCTGCAAAAGAACAATGGCCGAACTCATCACCGACATTGAGGCTCTccgcaagtctcaaggggtcacttTTAGGGTGGATATCTAGTTGGTTTATTTGCTTCCATTACTTGTATTTTGCAACTTCTATGTATTGTTGTCTATTttcccttcaaaggatgaatGAAAGTTGCGATTTTTCTCTATTGTATTTTCCTATTTCATGATTGTGAACGAGAATCGTCAAGTAATTGTTGCAATGAATAAACATGAATAACTAAAAAGAGCTTGGCTTTAACAAAAAataatcatgcatcatatgcatctttcgaaacacaaaaacaaaaaaaaaactcatccatccaccCTTTTTTTTTAAAACCACTCTCCAAAGCTGACTTTTCGGTACGATACACGAGGACGTCGACAAGCGGTCATGGAGCAACTTCAAGAGAACCAAGTTGTCCTTCAGGAAGAAGTATCCCAAATGCGGTCCCAAACGCGGCAATTGATGGAGACTATTCAAGCAGTCGTAAGAGGCCAGGAGGTTattgcaaaaatgcaagaagaaaCGAATCAACGTGCCAGTACTACCAATCCTCCTACCCCTCAAACGGTCGAGAATCCGACTCCAGTTCCTCAAGTTGATCCTCCAATTAACATTAATGCACCCGGAGGTGTTCTAAACAATAATCCTCGTCCTCATGCTCTTGAGACAGACAACCAACTTGATGCATTCTTCAGCCCAAGGGACGCTTCTCAGGATGACGCCTTCGGTTCCGCAACCAACAAGGTGGAGAGGAAGGTAAAGGCTATCGAGGAAAAGCTCAAGGCAATGGGGAGCACTGACATTTTGGGCCTCGATGCGGCAGAAATGTGCATAGTACCTGGGGTCATCATTCCGGCCAAGTTCAAAGTtccggactttgaaaaatataagggaaatagcGACCCTATGACATACATTAGGGCATACTGCCGAAAGATGGCTGCCTATTCCAGCAATGATCAACTTCTAATGCATTTTTTCTAGGATTCCCTCagtggggcatctttggattggtacatgcaACTCGAGGGCAACCATATTCACACCTGGAGGGAAATGGCCGAGGCATTCGTCAAGCACTATTAGTACAACACTGATATGGCACCTAATCGCACGCAGTTGCAAAATTTGACTCAGAGGTCTGAGGAgtccttcaaagagtatgcctaGCGGTTGAGGGAATTAGCTGCTATGGTACATTGCTAGAAAGAGAACTGGTAGACATGTTTATGGGAAACTTACAAGGTCCATACCTTGATAGAATGGTAGGGAGCACCTCTTCAGGCTTTTCTGACCTAGTCTTAGCCGGTGAAAGGATAGAAAATATGATTAAAATGGGAAAGATCCAGAACTTTGCCAGTACTTCTAGTGCATTGAAGAAACCTTTTGTTCCCTATGGTAAAAACCGAGAAGGTGAGACCAATGCTGCCTCCATCATTCGAACAAGAAATCCCACTTATCCACAAGTAGCTGCCATAGCTCCCGTCCAACCAAGTCAACAACAACCATTTGCAATTCCTgttcaaactcaacaacaacaacggtatcaacaacaaccgcaacatcagcaaccacaatatcaacaacaaagGATGCGAAATCCCGAGAGAAGATTTGACCCAGTTCCCATGCCTTATAGCCACATTCTACCATATTTATTGAGAGGATCACTTGTGCAACTAAGGGAGTTAGGACCCCCACCAGCGGTTCTTCCTCCCGGTTATGATGCAAATGCCCGTTGTGAATTTCATTCTGGCGCTCCTGGGTATTCGATCGAGAATTGTAAAGCATTAAAGTACAAGGTTCAAGATCTTATTGACTCTAAGGCAATCACGTTCGCCCCCAAGAGGCCGAATGTGAATAATAACCCGATGCCCCCTCACAACAATGCATCGGTGAATATGATGGAAGCTGACAATGGAAGGAAATTGATGTCCTGTGTGGACGAGTTAAAAACACCACTCGTCGAGATCAAGAATTCTTTAATGAAGAATAATGTCTTTCCCATCTGTGGTAATTACTGTGAACACTGTCTGATTAACCCGCAACAATGTGGAACATTGAAGTCTATCATACAACAATTAATGAACCAATGGATCTTGGTGGTAGACTGTCTGTCCACAAAGGAAGATGTGTCTACCCTCGAGATACCATACGATGAAGTCCTTCCTCTGTAAATTCCATATGACTTCTCTCAGTTAACTCTATCGACAAATCCTGTTACTCCAATCATAATAACAGTTCCCACACCATTCCCATATGTTGACACCAAGGCAGTCCCATGGATGTATGACACCTCAGTCTACATTCATGGTCAGAAGGTGCAAGAAGAACCGTTGAAGTCTAGTGACCCAATGATCAATATCACTGGCACTAGCGGAGTCACGAGAAGTGGAAGGATATTTGCGCCGACGCCCACTCCAATGGGAACTATCAATCCTTCAACTTTAGACAAAGGCAAACAAATTGATGGCGCTCAGCAAAGACAAGACCCCGCACCTTCAAGTGAAGTAGACGAGTTCTTACGCAtcatcaagaagagcgattatCGGGTAGTTGATCAGCTTAACCAGACACCCTCGAAGATCTCAATGTTGTCTCTATTGATGTGCTCGGAGGCCCATAGGGAGGCTTTGGTAAAGTTTCTGAGGACAGCTCACGTACCACAAGAGATATCTGTTTGTCAGTTTGAAGGAGTAGTTAACAATATCGCTACTAGCTTAAGCTTAGGTTTCAGTGATGAAGAGCTTACCGCCGAGGGGaggaatcataacaaggctctccataTTTCCATTGAGTGTGTGGACAC containing:
- the LOC127081116 gene encoding uncharacterized protein LOC127081116, translated to MEQLQENQVVLQEEVSQMRSQTRQLMETIQAVVRGQEVIAKMQEETNQRASTTNPPTPQTVENPTPVPQVDPPININAPGGVLNNNPRPHALETDNQLDAFFSPRDASQDDAFGSATNKVERKVKAIEEKLKAMGSTDILGLDAAEMCIVPGVIIPAKFKVPDFEKYKGNSDPMTYIRAYCRKMAAYSSNDQLLMHFF